Proteins from one Actinomycetota bacterium genomic window:
- the mgtE gene encoding magnesium transporter, with product MDERNRVLGESLSGLLGQGKMQAALALLDGLQPADAAEVLESVPYGERLRIFKAWDVGESSDALLEMSEDGQVEVMQGLARGLATRIISEMPPDDAVDLLADLPDKTSEGILASMSPLKAGQLRRLLAHGEDTAGGLMTPEAMRLSEELTVAGVLERLREAPENVEMIYYLYFHDEKNRLTGVCSLRELIIADPEAQVRETMHRNVRSVGPDEDQEKVASMIDRYDLLAVPVVDGEGRLLGIVTVDDVMDVLEEEAREDIYSLAGSWEAEESRAHAPFTAAIVGRLPWVLIALALELLVAGGILRAFSDTMQEHIALVFFIPAILAMGGTVSLQSAARMSLDVLGEGTARRSYIRITAAELGIGLVIAVCSGAIISVFAWSIQGDTRLGIIVGVAMACTVVCASLFGSLLPLLLKAMGRDPSKASQPFLATAMDILGLAVFFAVGITMI from the coding sequence ATGGACGAGAGAAACCGGGTGCTGGGGGAGAGCCTGAGCGGCCTCCTGGGGCAGGGGAAGATGCAGGCGGCGCTGGCGCTCCTCGACGGCCTGCAGCCGGCGGATGCGGCCGAGGTCCTGGAGAGCGTTCCTTACGGCGAGAGGCTGCGGATCTTCAAGGCATGGGACGTCGGGGAATCGTCCGATGCCCTCCTGGAGATGTCCGAGGACGGCCAGGTAGAGGTGATGCAGGGGCTCGCCCGCGGACTCGCTACGCGGATCATCTCCGAGATGCCCCCCGACGACGCCGTGGACCTCCTGGCTGACCTGCCCGACAAGACCTCCGAGGGGATCCTCGCATCCATGAGCCCCCTCAAGGCGGGTCAACTTCGCCGCCTGCTCGCGCATGGCGAAGATACGGCGGGCGGGTTGATGACCCCGGAGGCCATGCGCCTCAGCGAGGAGCTCACCGTGGCCGGGGTGCTGGAGCGGCTGCGCGAGGCGCCTGAGAACGTGGAGATGATCTACTACCTCTATTTCCACGATGAGAAGAACCGTCTAACCGGCGTCTGCTCCCTGCGCGAGCTGATCATCGCGGACCCGGAGGCGCAGGTCAGGGAGACCATGCACCGCAATGTGAGGTCTGTGGGCCCCGATGAAGACCAGGAGAAGGTGGCATCGATGATCGACCGTTACGACCTCCTGGCGGTGCCCGTGGTGGACGGCGAGGGCAGGCTGCTGGGCATAGTGACCGTCGACGACGTCATGGACGTGCTGGAAGAGGAGGCCAGGGAGGACATCTACAGCCTGGCGGGGAGCTGGGAAGCGGAGGAGAGCAGGGCACACGCTCCCTTCACCGCCGCCATCGTGGGGAGGCTGCCGTGGGTGCTCATCGCCCTGGCCCTGGAGCTGCTGGTCGCCGGGGGCATTCTACGCGCCTTCTCCGATACCATGCAGGAGCATATCGCGCTGGTCTTTTTCATCCCCGCCATCCTCGCCATGGGGGGCACGGTCTCCCTGCAGAGCGCGGCGCGCATGTCCCTGGACGTGCTGGGTGAGGGGACGGCAAGGCGGAGTTACATCAGGATTACCGCGGCTGAGCTTGGCATCGGTCTGGTCATCGCCGTTTGTAGTGGCGCCATAATCTCCGTCTTCGCCTGGTCCATACAGGGAGATACCCGCCTCGGCATCATCGTGGGGGTGGCCATGGCATGCACGGTGGTCTGCGCATCCCTCTTCGGTTCCCTGCTGCCCCTGCTGCTAAAGGCCATGGGCAGGGACCCCTCCAAGGCCTCGCAGCCTTTCCTGGCCACGGCCATGGACATCCTGGGGCTGGCGGTCTTCTTCGCGGTGGGTATAACCATGATCTGA
- a CDS encoding acyl-CoA dehydratase activase-related protein: MRVGIPGGLLYYRYGRLWNSFLRALGAEVVESGETTRSILTSGVSKAENESCLPVKVFYGHVLALKGEVDALFVPRLVSVKKRTHTCPKMLGLPDLARVAVGDAVPVISPTIDFQSGLWHNYRAVYALGRLFTVDPLRIIGAGVTAWREHRLYLERLTLGLDHKGALRGEADRLLCEGRELRVGVIGHHYNVYDTFTTMSLLERLGSMGVDVVTADMVPEKLRDEECKRLPKDIYWSYEQEIAGAILACTRHRLVDGIIFMISFPCGPDSIIRVLCEQENKAMGGVPMLTLIMDEHTGEGGFLTRIEAFVDMLRRKKSQSEEAWEAVAV, translated from the coding sequence ATGAGAGTTGGCATCCCGGGCGGGTTGCTCTATTACCGCTATGGCCGTTTGTGGAATTCTTTCCTGCGCGCCCTGGGGGCGGAGGTGGTGGAGTCGGGGGAGACCACCCGCTCTATCCTTACCTCGGGTGTGAGCAAGGCGGAGAACGAGAGCTGCCTGCCGGTCAAGGTCTTTTACGGGCACGTCCTGGCGCTAAAAGGTGAAGTAGACGCCCTGTTCGTGCCTCGACTGGTGAGCGTGAAGAAGCGGACCCACACCTGCCCCAAGATGCTGGGGCTCCCGGACCTGGCGCGGGTGGCGGTGGGGGACGCTGTCCCGGTCATCTCTCCGACCATAGACTTCCAGTCGGGGTTGTGGCACAACTACCGCGCCGTCTACGCCCTGGGAAGGCTGTTCACCGTGGACCCCCTGCGCATAATCGGGGCGGGAGTGACCGCCTGGCGGGAGCACCGCCTCTACCTGGAGCGGCTGACCCTGGGCCTTGACCACAAGGGAGCGCTGCGTGGAGAGGCGGACCGCCTGCTGTGCGAGGGGCGCGAGTTGCGCGTCGGGGTCATCGGCCACCATTACAACGTCTACGACACCTTTACCACCATGTCCCTGCTCGAGCGTCTTGGGTCCATGGGCGTTGACGTGGTCACCGCGGACATGGTGCCGGAGAAGCTCCGCGACGAGGAATGCAAACGCCTGCCCAAGGATATCTACTGGAGCTACGAGCAGGAGATAGCGGGGGCGATACTCGCCTGCACCAGGCACCGGCTGGTGGACGGCATCATCTTCATGATCTCCTTTCCCTGCGGGCCCGATTCCATCATCCGCGTCCTCTGCGAGCAGGAGAACAAGGCCATGGGAGGAGTGCCCATGCTCACCCTGATCATGGACGAACATACCGGGGAAGGAGGCTTCCTCACCCGCATCGAGGCCTTCGTGGACATGCTGCGACGCAAGAAGAGCCAGTCTGAGGAGGCGTGGGAGGCGGTGGCGGTATGA
- the recO gene encoding DNA repair protein RecO has product MATYKEEAVVLRAHDLGEADRILTLITAGRGLRRAVAKGIKRTRSKFGGRLEPFTHLSAVLHEGRNLDTVGQAEIIRSHARLRADFSKFLYGEAMLEMIEKSLHENQSIPRLFDALCLTLDILEGDVSDPALLLAAFELKVCALIGYHPHLDHCLHCGRRIEGERVCMDLSGGGISCGACSGGLERRLDVSPENLALMRSLLREDMATVACREESPRACRDVLITAFRFSESFLDRPLKTRQVVLRYLNGG; this is encoded by the coding sequence TTGGCCACCTACAAGGAAGAGGCGGTCGTCCTGCGCGCTCACGACCTGGGCGAGGCCGACCGCATATTGACCCTTATAACCGCCGGGCGCGGGCTGCGCCGCGCCGTGGCCAAGGGGATAAAGCGCACCAGGAGCAAGTTCGGAGGGCGCCTGGAGCCATTCACGCACCTCTCCGCCGTGCTCCATGAGGGCAGGAACCTGGATACGGTGGGACAGGCGGAGATCATCCGTTCCCATGCCCGCCTGCGAGCGGATTTCTCCAAGTTCCTCTACGGGGAGGCCATGCTCGAGATGATCGAGAAGTCCCTGCACGAGAACCAGAGCATCCCCCGCCTCTTCGACGCCCTCTGCTTGACCCTGGACATCCTGGAGGGCGACGTCTCCGACCCGGCGCTGCTCCTTGCCGCGTTCGAGCTCAAGGTTTGCGCCCTCATCGGCTACCATCCTCATCTGGACCACTGCCTGCATTGCGGGAGGAGGATCGAGGGGGAGCGCGTGTGCATGGACCTGTCCGGAGGCGGCATCAGCTGCGGCGCATGCTCCGGCGGGCTGGAGAGGCGCCTTGACGTCTCCCCCGAGAACCTGGCGCTCATGCGCAGCCTGCTGCGCGAGGACATGGCGACGGTGGCCTGCCGCGAGGAGAGCCCCCGTGCGTGCCGCGACGTGCTGATCACCGCTTTCCGCTTCTCCGAGAGCTTCCTCGACCGCCCCCTGAAGACACGGCAGGTGGTTCTGAGATACCTGAACGGCGGATAA
- a CDS encoding sigma-70 family RNA polymerase sigma factor has product MTSGSPSEKTHHEDGALVRKAKEEREAFEALYTKYLKKVYTYVYYRVGNTEDAEDITESVFLHALVHLDRYQDRGIPFSAWLLRIAHNLVANWYRNSKRRRTVDLDSTEPLQDTSPTPEEEVEGEEERREIRALLSTLPEERQQALILRYAEGMKHKEIGEVMGKSTGAVKVLIHRSLISLHRGLSEKEDGR; this is encoded by the coding sequence TTGACGAGCGGGAGCCCGAGCGAGAAGACGCACCATGAGGACGGTGCCCTGGTCCGCAAGGCCAAAGAGGAGCGGGAGGCCTTCGAGGCCCTGTACACCAAGTACCTCAAGAAGGTGTATACCTATGTCTATTACCGCGTTGGCAACACGGAAGACGCCGAGGACATCACCGAGAGCGTCTTCCTGCACGCCCTCGTCCATCTCGACCGTTACCAGGACCGGGGCATCCCCTTCTCTGCCTGGCTTCTGCGTATAGCTCACAACCTCGTGGCCAACTGGTATCGCAACTCGAAACGGCGCCGCACCGTGGACCTTGATTCCACGGAACCCCTGCAGGACACCTCTCCCACGCCCGAGGAGGAGGTGGAGGGAGAGGAGGAGAGGCGCGAGATCCGCGCCCTGTTGAGCACCCTCCCGGAGGAGCGCCAGCAGGCCCTTATCCTGCGCTACGCGGAGGGGATGAAGCACAAGGAGATCGGGGAAGTGATGGGCAAGAGCACCGGGGCGGTCAAGGTGCTCATCCACCGCTCCCTTATAAGCCTGCACCGCGGCCTTTCCGAAAAGGAGGATGGGCGATGA
- a CDS encoding CoA protein activase, translated as MKISWPHMGSLEFVMGSLFEEMGVDYVLPPPNSQRTLELGARHGPEFACFPLKTTLGNFIEAIENGADTLIMVAGRGPCRFGFYAETQRRILEEAGYEFTMVPLEFELSRIPATIRNLNRLKQGRSWASLYRAFKFALTKAHLIDRLERQALHQRYLDRDRGATTAALKRCYEMVWDTDSYASLAGVEEEGFALLQSVPRVEREEIKIGIVGEFYLVLEPFFNLNVEEQLGDLGAFVERNIYLTDWLRPSGERPVLGHHEHGSERLAAPYLTHKVGGEGMFTVGDTVLYNDLGFDGVVQLMPFTCMPETIAKSILPQVSRDLGIPVLSLVIDEMTGRAGVATRLEAFTDLARFRRRADGRETRLALQPV; from the coding sequence ATGAAGATAAGCTGGCCGCACATGGGCAGCCTGGAGTTCGTCATGGGCAGCCTCTTCGAGGAGATGGGGGTGGACTATGTACTGCCGCCCCCCAATTCGCAGCGCACCCTCGAGCTGGGAGCCCGCCACGGACCGGAGTTCGCCTGTTTCCCCCTCAAGACCACCCTGGGCAACTTCATCGAGGCCATCGAGAACGGGGCGGACACCCTGATCATGGTGGCCGGGCGCGGCCCCTGCCGTTTCGGGTTCTATGCCGAGACCCAGCGCCGTATCCTCGAGGAAGCCGGCTACGAGTTCACCATGGTCCCCCTGGAGTTCGAACTCTCCCGCATACCGGCGACCATCCGCAACCTCAACCGCCTGAAGCAGGGCAGGTCCTGGGCTTCGCTCTACCGCGCCTTCAAGTTCGCCCTCACCAAGGCCCACCTCATCGACCGCCTGGAGCGCCAGGCGCTGCACCAGCGCTACCTGGACCGCGACCGGGGGGCGACCACCGCGGCCCTCAAGCGCTGCTACGAGATGGTGTGGGACACGGACTCCTACGCCTCCCTCGCCGGGGTGGAGGAGGAGGGGTTCGCGTTACTGCAGTCCGTCCCACGGGTGGAGCGGGAGGAGATCAAGATCGGCATCGTAGGCGAGTTCTACCTGGTGCTGGAGCCCTTCTTCAACCTCAACGTGGAGGAACAGCTGGGCGACCTGGGGGCCTTCGTCGAGCGCAACATCTACCTCACCGACTGGCTGCGTCCCTCCGGCGAGAGGCCGGTGCTGGGGCACCACGAGCACGGGTCCGAGCGCCTGGCCGCGCCCTACCTCACCCACAAGGTGGGGGGGGAAGGCATGTTCACGGTGGGGGATACCGTCCTCTATAACGACCTAGGGTTTGACGGCGTGGTGCAGCTCATGCCCTTCACCTGCATGCCCGAGACCATCGCCAAGAGCATCCTGCCCCAGGTCTCGCGCGACCTGGGCATACCGGTCCTCTCCCTGGTCATAGACGAGATGACCGGCCGCGCGGGCGTCGCCACCCGCCTGGAGGCCTTCACCGACCTGGCGCGATTCCGCCGCCGCGCGGATGGACGAGAAACGCGCCTGGCCCTGCAGCCTGTCTAG
- the acpP gene encoding acyl carrier protein: MDRKEVFALVRAALAEALELPEEEIKEGSLFEDDLEADSLDLVELLLEMEQRFGFKVSDEDAAEIETVGDAVDLILRKAAA, encoded by the coding sequence ATGGACCGTAAAGAGGTTTTCGCATTGGTAAGGGCAGCCCTGGCGGAAGCGCTGGAGCTGCCGGAGGAAGAGATCAAAGAGGGATCGCTCTTCGAGGATGACCTGGAGGCCGATTCCCTGGACCTGGTGGAGCTGCTGCTGGAGATGGAGCAGCGCTTCGGATTCAAGGTGTCTGACGAGGACGCGGCGGAGATAGAGACCGTAGGGGACGCGGTGGACCTTATCCTGCGCAAAGCCGCTGCATGA
- a CDS encoding cation diffusion facilitator family transporter, with product MRKTEKAALVSSLASAGMAAAMLAAGSVSGSVAIIAMGIDSTVDVFASAAVFAGLRLSEHHTRSFPAGLYKLENLISVLIGLMILFTSYELIRESIDKIFRSGEELESVWLVLLVMAASTAVTLLVARYKRRIGREENSPSLVADAERSWGDVISGTAVMVGVSLEALGVPDMDAVAGLVVALYLAWEGIQVGLEGLRVLLDVSVEKDVLELAREAAQATPGVREVYDVLGRNSGSYRFLTVSVVPTSYDLRATGEVSARVREAVEEAVEKVDRVQVEFVAEMEGRALCAVPLLDDGVTIAGRLEDAVSFALLELDEGDKGVLSRDVTLNPYADDPGGGGVKTAAFLSLRGVDALFTRDSLHGRGAGYVLEENGVMLVEDPDAGDLAAAERALLSAVTANRGGGTGHGAVPGDEGGRA from the coding sequence ATGCGCAAGACCGAAAAAGCGGCGCTGGTCTCCAGCCTGGCCTCGGCCGGAATGGCCGCGGCGATGCTCGCAGCCGGGTCAGTGTCGGGCAGCGTGGCCATCATCGCCATGGGTATAGACTCCACCGTGGATGTCTTTGCGTCCGCCGCGGTCTTTGCGGGCCTGCGCCTCTCGGAGCACCATACGCGCAGCTTCCCTGCCGGCCTGTACAAGCTCGAAAACCTTATCTCGGTGCTCATCGGGTTGATGATACTGTTCACATCGTATGAGCTGATCCGCGAATCCATCGACAAGATCTTCCGCAGCGGTGAGGAATTAGAGTCGGTCTGGCTGGTACTCCTGGTCATGGCGGCATCTACGGCGGTGACCCTGTTGGTGGCGAGATACAAGCGCCGCATAGGCAGGGAAGAGAACTCGCCCAGCCTGGTGGCGGACGCGGAGCGCTCGTGGGGAGACGTGATATCCGGGACCGCGGTGATGGTCGGGGTTAGCCTGGAGGCGCTGGGAGTGCCGGATATGGACGCTGTCGCCGGCCTGGTGGTGGCGCTCTATCTGGCTTGGGAAGGGATCCAGGTAGGCCTGGAGGGCTTGAGGGTACTTCTGGACGTCTCGGTGGAGAAAGACGTGCTGGAGCTGGCGCGGGAGGCGGCACAAGCGACCCCGGGGGTAAGGGAAGTGTACGATGTGCTGGGGCGCAACTCGGGCAGCTATCGCTTCCTGACCGTCTCGGTGGTGCCCACCTCCTACGATCTCCGTGCGACAGGCGAGGTCTCGGCCCGGGTCAGGGAGGCGGTCGAGGAGGCCGTCGAGAAGGTTGACCGCGTACAGGTGGAGTTCGTCGCGGAGATGGAGGGGCGAGCCCTCTGCGCCGTGCCCTTGCTGGACGACGGTGTGACCATCGCCGGGCGCCTCGAGGACGCGGTGTCCTTTGCCCTCCTCGAGCTGGATGAGGGGGACAAAGGGGTCCTGTCGCGCGATGTAACCCTCAACCCCTATGCCGATGATCCCGGGGGCGGGGGGGTGAAAACGGCGGCGTTCCTCTCCCTGCGCGGCGTGGATGCCCTGTTCACCAGGGATTCATTGCACGGCAGGGGGGCGGGATACGTCCTGGAGGAGAACGGCGTGATGCTGGTCGAGGACCCGGATGCGGGCGACCTCGCCGCCGCCGAGCGGGCGCTCCTTTCAGCCGTGACTGCAAACCGCGGCGGCGGCACGGGTCATGGCGCGGTACCGGGTGATGAAGGTGGGCGGGCCTAG
- a CDS encoding cation diffusion facilitator family transporter, which translates to MRRTERAAIVAAVVYILLAIAMVLSAVLLVKSVAMFAGGIHTVVRAAACFLVFLGLRLSRRRSADFPLGLYKLENLVGVIVGLLILFGAYEVAKEAVELIGPESEAISDVWIPIMILVICAMLAGMLAWYKWHVGKGENSPSLKAEARHSLGSMCACLLLVLGLGMEEAGVPDMGAVVALLVVALLAWFGVSIALDGLKVLLDASVEKEVLEKVRSIAEGDGRISEVYEVEGRNSGSFRFIDLDLAVATHDLREANAVSRELEERIREEVENVDHITVEFSPETTRSRICAVPLADSGTSLAADLWKAKRLAILAIDPGGDRVAARRTLAIPHEKDMPGREIRLAAFVGMQGVDVLLEGGGRPGEAPAADRASMPCNGQETAMREARDVLSVYGVETFRLTAAMTLDDAEKEALERFSLAAREGGG; encoded by the coding sequence ATGCGGAGGACGGAAAGGGCCGCGATCGTCGCGGCCGTGGTCTATATCCTGCTCGCGATAGCGATGGTTCTCAGCGCGGTGTTGCTGGTGAAGAGCGTGGCTATGTTCGCCGGCGGCATTCATACCGTGGTCAGGGCGGCCGCCTGTTTTCTGGTCTTCCTGGGCCTCAGGCTATCCCGGCGCCGCAGTGCCGATTTCCCCCTCGGCCTCTATAAACTGGAGAACCTGGTCGGCGTCATCGTGGGCCTTCTCATCCTCTTCGGCGCATACGAGGTGGCCAAGGAAGCCGTGGAGCTCATCGGGCCGGAGTCTGAAGCCATCTCCGATGTATGGATCCCCATCATGATCCTGGTTATCTGCGCAATGCTCGCCGGGATGCTGGCCTGGTATAAATGGCATGTCGGGAAGGGGGAGAACTCCCCCTCCCTCAAGGCGGAAGCCCGCCATTCCCTGGGCAGCATGTGCGCCTGCCTGCTCCTGGTGCTCGGATTGGGCATGGAGGAGGCCGGCGTCCCGGACATGGGCGCCGTGGTCGCCTTGCTGGTGGTGGCCCTGCTGGCCTGGTTCGGCGTGTCAATAGCCCTTGACGGCCTGAAAGTCCTCCTGGACGCCTCGGTGGAAAAAGAGGTCCTGGAGAAGGTGAGGTCCATCGCCGAAGGCGACGGCCGCATAAGCGAGGTGTACGAGGTGGAGGGGAGGAACTCCGGCAGCTTCCGCTTTATCGACCTGGACCTCGCCGTGGCTACCCACGACCTGAGGGAAGCGAACGCGGTCTCGCGGGAGTTGGAGGAGAGGATCCGCGAAGAGGTCGAGAACGTCGACCATATCACGGTGGAGTTCTCGCCCGAGACCACTCGCAGCCGCATATGCGCCGTTCCACTCGCGGACTCGGGGACAAGCCTGGCCGCTGACCTGTGGAAGGCGAAGAGGCTGGCCATCCTGGCCATCGACCCGGGCGGCGACAGGGTGGCTGCGAGGCGGACCCTCGCCATCCCCCACGAGAAGGACATGCCGGGCAGAGAGATACGCCTGGCGGCGTTCGTCGGCATGCAGGGGGTCGACGTTCTGCTCGAGGGCGGCGGGCGGCCCGGGGAAGCGCCGGCCGCGGACAGAGCTTCCATGCCATGTAACGGGCAGGAGACGGCCATGCGCGAGGCCCGGGACGTCCTCTCGGTATACGGCGTGGAGACCTTCCGGCTCACCGCGGCGATGACCCTGGACGACGCCGAGAAGGAGGCGCTCGAGCGCTTTTCCCTGGCCGCGCGGGAGGGCGGTGGATAG
- a CDS encoding TrkA family potassium uptake protein, translating into MHVVIMGCGRVGSRLARRLERQGHSVGVIDKDPRAFHLLDVDFKGIKVEGIGFDSEAMEKAGIQRADVFVAVSSGDNSNFVSCKIAKDHYRVPKVLARIYDPRRAQIYRRSGVPTVAPVAWATSKISDLIFLKQSYSRDTFGSGEVELIEFELPAMLEGRMVREFKISGEVHIVTIEREGGAFIPVSGTTLMKGDIINALVLRSSIPKFKKMFFMD; encoded by the coding sequence ATGCACGTGGTGATCATGGGATGCGGCAGGGTCGGGTCCCGCCTGGCGCGGCGGCTGGAGCGGCAGGGGCACAGCGTCGGAGTCATCGATAAGGACCCGAGGGCTTTCCACCTGCTGGACGTGGACTTCAAGGGTATCAAGGTGGAGGGGATCGGATTCGACTCCGAAGCCATGGAGAAAGCGGGCATCCAGCGCGCCGACGTCTTCGTGGCCGTGAGCAGCGGTGACAACTCCAACTTCGTCTCCTGCAAGATCGCTAAAGACCACTACCGCGTGCCCAAGGTGCTGGCACGCATCTACGACCCGCGCCGTGCGCAGATCTACCGCCGTTCCGGCGTCCCCACCGTAGCGCCCGTAGCCTGGGCGACCAGCAAGATATCCGACCTCATCTTCCTCAAGCAGTCGTATTCCCGCGACACCTTCGGGAGCGGCGAAGTCGAGCTCATCGAGTTCGAACTGCCCGCCATGCTCGAAGGCAGGATGGTGCGGGAGTTCAAGATCTCCGGCGAGGTCCATATCGTCACCATCGAGAGGGAGGGCGGTGCGTTCATCCCCGTGTCCGGCACCACCCTGATGAAGGGCGATATCATCAACGCGCTGGTGCTGAGGTCCAGTATCCCCAAGTTCAAGAAGATGTTCTTCATGGACTAG
- a CDS encoding isoprenyl transferase, translating into MKRATVPKPGGKLPHHVAIIMDGNGRWAERRNLPRIAGHKAGEESITEIVRTASEWGLGAITLFAFSTENWNRPANEVEFLMSFNRNLLNNRVNEFHERNIHIRHMGRRDNIPRSTLRAIDNAMELTRDNTGMTLNIAFNYGGRAEIVDAARGLGADISSGKVAPDEVDEEKFRSYLYVPDVPDPDLLVRTAGEMRISNFLLWELAYTELYVTEVLWPDFRAQDLADAITEFQSRERRFGSIQEE; encoded by the coding sequence ATGAAAAGAGCGACAGTGCCCAAGCCCGGGGGGAAACTGCCCCACCACGTGGCCATCATCATGGACGGCAACGGGAGGTGGGCAGAGCGCCGCAACCTCCCGCGCATCGCCGGACACAAGGCCGGCGAGGAGTCCATAACGGAGATCGTACGCACGGCATCGGAATGGGGCCTGGGGGCGATAACCCTCTTTGCCTTCTCAACGGAGAACTGGAACCGCCCCGCCAATGAGGTCGAGTTCCTGATGAGCTTCAACCGCAACCTCCTCAACAACAGGGTGAACGAGTTCCACGAACGCAATATACACATACGGCACATGGGGCGCAGGGACAATATCCCCCGTTCCACCCTGCGGGCCATCGACAATGCCATGGAACTCACCAGGGACAACACGGGCATGACCTTGAACATCGCCTTCAACTACGGGGGCAGGGCCGAGATCGTCGACGCCGCACGCGGACTGGGCGCTGATATCTCTTCCGGCAAGGTCGCGCCGGATGAAGTGGATGAAGAGAAGTTCCGCTCCTATCTCTATGTGCCCGACGTCCCCGACCCGGACCTCCTGGTCCGCACGGCGGGAGAGATGCGTATAAGCAATTTCCTCTTATGGGAACTGGCCTATACGGAGCTGTACGTCACCGAGGTCCTCTGGCCCGATTTTCGCGCCCAGGACCTCGCGGACGCCATAACCGAGTTCCAATCGAGGGAACGCCGTTTCGGGAGCATCCAGGAGGAGTAG
- a CDS encoding NAD-binding protein, with protein sequence MKALIVGGGMVGSFLADVLSQKNQVTLVEKEPDKVASLAERHKSARIVNEDGCEPWVLEFAGVSDADIVLAVTGDDEDNLVVSYLAKFEYEVPRIIARVNNPRNRWLYNKEFGVDVEVSAPDIIATIVEEETSLGEMITVMKLQSGDIALVEITVPADSRAVNHALSELALPPETLIVTVVREDAMRIPTADMVLQKGDKVLAITSMNNKTALEALLGH encoded by the coding sequence ATGAAGGCTTTGATCGTGGGAGGCGGGATGGTCGGGTCGTTCCTGGCCGACGTCCTCTCGCAGAAGAACCAGGTGACCCTGGTGGAAAAGGAGCCCGACAAGGTAGCCTCCCTCGCCGAGAGGCACAAGTCCGCGCGCATCGTCAACGAGGACGGTTGCGAACCCTGGGTGCTGGAGTTCGCCGGGGTGAGCGATGCCGACATCGTGCTGGCGGTCACCGGGGACGACGAGGATAACCTGGTGGTATCCTACCTCGCAAAATTCGAATACGAGGTGCCGCGCATCATCGCCAGGGTCAACAACCCCAGGAACCGATGGCTCTACAACAAGGAGTTCGGCGTGGACGTGGAGGTGAGCGCTCCCGATATCATCGCCACCATCGTGGAGGAGGAGACCTCCCTGGGGGAGATGATCACGGTCATGAAGCTGCAGTCCGGCGATATAGCGCTGGTGGAGATAACCGTGCCCGCGGACAGCCGCGCCGTGAACCACGCCCTCTCCGAGCTGGCTCTGCCCCCGGAGACCCTCATCGTCACCGTGGTCAGGGAGGACGCCATGCGCATCCCCACCGCGGATATGGTGCTCCAGAAGGGGGACAAGGTCCTGGCTATCACCAGCATGAACAACAAGACGGCCCTGGAGGCCCTCCTCGGCCACTGA
- the deoC gene encoding deoxyribose-phosphate aldolase, which translates to MDESLEMFPTVGHLLRIIDATMLRPEAAERDYLEFLREAADARFRSVFVPSYYLPMARMELEGSGVTLGAPIGFPFGYVSTDDKRAEAVFALQQGAGELDMVINVSALRSRRYERVREDIAAVVGLARRYDTGKGEGHIVVKVILETCYLNREDMRQGALLARDAGADFVKTSTGFGPAGATAADVAFLREVVGPGFGVKASGGIRDLAAVITMVRAGANRIGTSSATEILHEYLRLLPWNKG; encoded by the coding sequence ATGGACGAATCACTGGAGATGTTCCCCACAGTGGGCCATCTCCTGCGCATTATCGACGCCACCATGCTGCGTCCCGAGGCCGCGGAGCGTGACTATCTCGAATTCCTGCGCGAAGCGGCCGATGCGCGCTTCAGGAGCGTTTTCGTGCCGTCCTACTACCTTCCAATGGCCCGCATGGAGCTGGAGGGCAGCGGCGTGACCCTGGGGGCGCCCATCGGCTTCCCTTTCGGGTACGTCTCCACCGACGACAAGCGGGCGGAGGCGGTGTTCGCACTGCAGCAGGGGGCGGGCGAGCTGGACATGGTGATCAACGTCTCGGCCCTTCGCTCCCGCAGGTATGAAAGGGTAAGGGAGGATATCGCCGCCGTGGTCGGCCTCGCACGGCGCTACGACACCGGCAAGGGGGAAGGCCATATCGTGGTGAAGGTGATCCTGGAGACGTGTTACCTGAACCGGGAGGACATGCGGCAGGGGGCCCTCCTGGCCAGGGACGCCGGCGCGGATTTCGTGAAGACCTCGACGGGGTTCGGCCCCGCCGGCGCCACCGCAGCGGACGTCGCTTTCCTGCGCGAGGTGGTGGGACCGGGGTTCGGGGTAAAAGCCAGCGGGGGCATCCGCGACCTGGCAGCGGTCATCACCATGGTTAGAGCGGGGGCGAACCGCATCGGGACCAGCTCCGCCACGGAGATCCTGCACGAATACCTCCGCCTCCTGCCATGGAATAAGGGCTAG